The following nucleotide sequence is from Cicer arietinum cultivar CDC Frontier isolate Library 1 chromosome 2, Cicar.CDCFrontier_v2.0, whole genome shotgun sequence.
TTCTTTCTTCTTCGGCAATAATCGGATGCTACCTTATCACCTTTCATATAACTTTTTGTTTAGTAACCTTAttaacttttattaaataaaaaagaatctaattcaaaataaaaataaaaaaaaggtcaagaagaaaatagaaaggaTAATATCGTAAATCTATTCCTGTTGGAGGGGTTACTACCGTAATTAAACGTTACTGCGTAACTTCCTACGACTTTCGTGCTTATATTATCACAGCAAGACCAACCTCAACCGTTAGATTAACGTTCCTTATTCTCAGATCTCGAAACCCTAGAACCCCAATCCAACCTATTTAAATCtcaattcaaaccccccctctctctccctctctctctTCCCCATCTTCTTTCTGAGTCCGTGTTTTTCTTCGGAGTgatatataaattgttttgaGATTTCAGACAAGGTGTGCGTGGAACGCGAAGGATTTCGTTGTTTTATTACAGTTTTGAATTGCGGCTTTGATGGAGAGACTGGCATCTTCGGCGGCAACAACGTCATGTCAAGAGCGTTATGTGAGCTGGGAAGAGGTTTTCGTATCGGTGGATAAGGGAAAAAGGGAGGTTCgttattatcttaaaaaaagaGGTGGTGGTTCGGATCTGGCACTCATAGGTAAAGAGAAGAGTTCCAGGCATATGTCTTATCACTACGCTATAAGAAACTCTtcctttggtccatttttgaaactcaaatcGCGTAGAGAAGTTGTTGATTGGATGGATTCAATTGTTTCAGGTtggttcaaaaaaaaatattcttttttaattctgagatcttttcttttgttgtctttctttttcaccTTAATTCAGGTCTATTATTCGTTTCGCTTCATCTTTCTCCcttgttgtttttttttgataaattgtttttttttgtgaatttcGTGTTAAAGCGGTGGATTCGTTcggtttaattttgttttttttttttctcaatttttcttATCTATATCACACGCGTGTCAGGGATTTTGGTTTTGTATTTCTGGTTcagattagtttttttttgcaaataattAGATCTGAAATTATagcatattttatttcatttatactagaaatttcttctttattttgttaaattctTCTTTTCATTGGCTTAGGGTGGTAGTTCTTGgtttgatatatattatttgtttaagGATGCCGATATTATTTTTCCTCTCTAATTGAAGTTAATTTTTATTCTGTTTGCCTCTGAAATTTTCAGTTTGTTCTGCCAGCGAAGCGAATATGGTGGAAAAACATAATTATGAACCTGAGATTGAAAACTCAAAGGTATTGAATTGAAAGATGGTTGTTATGTCGACTCCTTTTCCCTGGTCTTTTGAAACTGTTGCtctgtttttcttgaatctctaatttaatttaatttgtattaaatCACTCATCAGTTATTCGATTGTGTTTTTTCCAGGTTAATCAATTGCAGAAGCTGCGCAATTGTACGAACGAATTTGCATGGTTAGGGTCACCTTGGACTTGTAGGAAAAGAAGAAATCACTATCAGGCATTTAAGCGGAACGGTTTTCAGATCTCTGTGAGTCATCATCTTGTCTTCATCTTTATTTacctttttattttcatttcatttaagCGTAACTGATAGCCACTGATCATTTGTAATCTGACtcttgtaatatatttttttccctGCTGCCTTTGTAAATTATTTTCAGGTGTAtgattttgtgtttattttagcAGAAGAGAACAAACGTCTAGTTGCCTACTTGGAAGACCTGTACGAGGATTCCAGAGGCAACAAGATGGTTGTGGTGCGCTGGTTTCACAGAATTGATGAGGTTGGTAACTTTTTGCCTCACAATTTTAGTGACAGAGAGgttttcttttctctttatcTTCAAGATCTGAGTATTGAATGCATAGATGGTTTGACTTCCGTCCTCAGTCCACAGCACTATGAAAAGTATCGGAATGAAGCTCGTCACACTCGTCAAGAACCATTTATGTGCAGCAAGCAGTATGATAACGACGATGTCAAATCCTTTGATATCACTCAACTTAAGGGTTATTGGAAACAGGAAATACTGAGGTACATGTATCCCAACTCTGACTCAAAGTCTAATGGGAGTTCAGGGCGATCAGAAGATGGCCCAGAACTGGAACAAAACTTCCAGTCTACTCCTGGGATCAGACCTAAGAAGAAGCAGCGTTTTACTAAAATTGATGGAAAAGATGAGGTGGATTTAATTGCTCATAAATTGGGAAATTTGAGTAATAGTAAGATTAATACCAAAACCAGTATGGGTAACAATTCCGTAAAACTGGTTGGTTCCACCATTTTGCCTACCATCATAGAGACAAATGAACATGCTTCACAGTATTTAGCTGTTGGTTCCCATGTTGAGGTCCTCTCACAAGACAGTGGGATTACAGGATGCTGGTTTCGAGCTTCTGTTATCAAGATGCACAAAGATAAAGTGAAGGTGCAATATCGGGACATCCAGGATGCGGATGATGAATCTAAGAAGCTTGAGGTGtgttaaaatatcttttttccTTAGTATTGGAAGACTTTCTACGTGACTACGCTAACATTGTTTTTATGTCAATTTCCTTTGTTGTAGGAATGGACGATAGCTTCTAGAATTGCTGTACCTGATGATCTGGGTGTCCGAGTGCATGAGAGAACCAAGATCCGACCAGTGCCAGAGTCAGACAAATGTGTAATATCTTTTGTGGGTGATGTTGGTTACATTGTCGATGCCTGGTGGCATGATGGATGGTGGGAGGGCATTGTTGTTCAAATAGAGTCTGAGGCTAAATATCATGTTTATTTCCCAGGTATGATGAGCTTCTGATCTTATGTTTTGCATCAAAATTATAGGTGTAAGCCTGATAAGTTGTTTCTGGTCCATGGAATATTAGGTGTCTTATTAATTGTGAAGTTAATAATGACTTTGCAGGGGAAAAGTTGGTGTCAATTTTCAGTCCTGGTAACTTAAGGCATTCTCAAGATTGGACAGGGAATAGGTGGGTAGAAGTGAGGGAAAGGCCTGATCTTGTGACTTCTGTATTATCAAGCTTGGAGACAAAACAAAATTCCAGCAAATATAATGACAGTAAATCAACTGTAGCATCCATGGGAGATGCAATACAATCTAAGCAGACTGATACTAACTTGGGTTCTGAAAGGGATGGACTTCGAAAGCCTGAGTTAGTTCCAGACCTCTTCAAGGATGTTATGTTATCTCAGTTAAGGTGGAAGTCATCCCGGAAGAGGAATCGAAGTGGTACCTCTCACCAGAAGCAACAGTGCAATGACAGACACAGGAAATTGTCCCTAAAGGTTCGGGAGTCAGATTCTACTGATACTTTTGTGATTCCAGCTTCATTGAAAGTTGACCATGATGACTGCAAATACCCAGGAGATCCATCTATTTTCAGTTCCTCGGTCGTGCCATCTTTAACTAACATGGTTATGTGTAGGTGACTCCATGTTGTTTTCTATAGAATGGTGTCTACTTTTCGGGTTATCTAGTTTTTTCATTCCATTTAGCACAAAcactatttatatttaatctttaaaccttgtgcatccattcgatgcctctgttttttttttcaccttttCCTCATGATTTCTTCTACAGTGTTTTTTCTAACTTAGAAATTGTATCTTAGGTTCTAGTCTTTTGTTTTCCCCTGTTTATCTTGTTTGAGTTATTCGTGGCATCggagcttcatttttatttgggtGCTTTGTATccattagaaacccaaggaggCAAGGATGATGCCTGTACCAGTTTTGGCAGGAAAGTGTAACTTAGTTGAATAACCGAGGATCGCTTTAGTTTTAAGA
It contains:
- the LOC101510997 gene encoding uncharacterized protein, coding for MERLASSAATTSCQERYVSWEEVFVSVDKGKREVRYYLKKRGGGSDLALIGKEKSSRHMSYHYAIRNSSFGPFLKLKSRREVVDWMDSIVSVCSASEANMVEKHNYEPEIENSKVNQLQKLRNCTNEFAWLGSPWTCRKRRNHYQAFKRNGFQISVYDFVFILAEENKRLVAYLEDLYEDSRGNKMVVVRWFHRIDEVGNFLPHNFSDREVFFSLYLQDLSIECIDGLTSVLSPQHYEKYRNEARHTRQEPFMCSKQYDNDDVKSFDITQLKGYWKQEILRYMYPNSDSKSNGSSGRSEDGPELEQNFQSTPGIRPKKKQRFTKIDGKDEVDLIAHKLGNLSNSKINTKTSMGNNSVKLVGSTILPTIIETNEHASQYLAVGSHVEVLSQDSGITGCWFRASVIKMHKDKVKVQYRDIQDADDESKKLEEWTIASRIAVPDDLGVRVHERTKIRPVPESDKCVISFVGDVGYIVDAWWHDGWWEGIVVQIESEAKYHVYFPGEKLVSIFSPGNLRHSQDWTGNRWVEVRERPDLVTSVLSSLETKQNSSKYNDSKSTVASMGDAIQSKQTDTNLGSERDGLRKPELVPDLFKDVMLSQLRWKSSRKRNRSGTSHQKQQCNDRHRKLSLKVRESDSTDTFVIPASLKVDHDDCKYPGDPSIFSSSVVPSLTNMVMCR